TTTACGAAAAATTGGATAAAAGCGAAAAATAAGCGTCGGCGAAGTTGAGTAAAATCAAAATTTTATATTATGCTAATCCTTGCCATACCTTGACAAATGTTTATTATTAAAATATAATGAAAACATAATAAAAGAATTAATTTTAAAATTATGATTACTTATAACATCTCTTTAAATAAAGAATTAGCGAAAATCGTTGATAAACAAATTAAATCAGGAAAATTTGCTAATCGCAGCGAATTTTTTCGCCAGCTTTTGCGGTCTGTGTTTTTGTCAAGAGAAAAGAATGATATTACCGACGATTTTATTTATAGAGAGCCGTATTATAGCGAATTAAAACAAAGAGTAAAAAATTTAGAAACAGAAAAAGAAAAATTTATAAAAAACAATAAAAAATAAAAAAATCACTTGATTTTATCAAGAGATTTTTTATTAGCTATTAAAAATTTTAAAACACCCTTTGTTTTTAATATTTTCAATTGTTGTAAAATTGATGCGGTCGCGCTTATTTTACAACAATTCAATTATTCATTTTTAAATATCAAAAAAAGACTTATCAAAAAAATTTACAATTTTTTAATCATATAAGTCCCTTCCAATTTATACCCTAATTTTCTATAATATTCTCTTACGCCTATTCCTGAAATTACAGCTATTTTTTTAAATCTTTTTTGCTTTGCGATTTCTTCGGCTTTCAACATCAAGCGTTTTCCTAATCCTTTGTGCTGAACCGCTGATTTACCTTTACTATTTTTAATTGGAACTATTTTTCCATAAGTATGAAGCTCGCGTATTATTGCTGAATTTTTTAGCTCTGGAAAATTATTATAAAATCCCCCTACGCCCTTCAGCATCAAGTGCGGAGCAGACTCTTTGTCGAAGGGGGAAATATTATTTTTAAAATTGGGGATTCTTAAGCGCAAAAAGGCGAATAAAATTTTCCTGTCTTTTGATTCAAAACTTAAAAAATATTCTGTTCCGTCTCCAGCTTGATATTTTTCAATAAACAATTTTAAATCATTTTGTTTTATTTCTCTATTTCTCGCTTCTCTGCAACGAATACATTTGCAAACAACGCCCTCGTCCAATAAACGTTTTTGCAGAACTTGTCTTAAATTAGAAATTTTATTTCCCGCTTCTATGGAA
This region of Patescibacteria group bacterium genomic DNA includes:
- a CDS encoding ribbon-helix-helix domain-containing protein translates to MITYNISLNKELAKIVDKQIKSGKFANRSEFFRQLLRSVFLSREKNDITDDFIYREPYYSELKQRVKNLETEKEKFIKNNKK